The Schizosaccharomyces pombe strain 972h- genome assembly, chromosome: I genome contains a region encoding:
- the inv2 gene encoding beta-fructofuranosidase: MPVRPCIHFTPPEGFMNDPNGLVYSNGKWHLFFQWNPTGNQAGNQHWGHAVSKNLYKWKLLPTALAPGDDHGLMFSGSAVIDKTNSSGFFESGFFSRKSVDPEERIVLIYTTHYDNRETQNIAYSLDGGITFIKYKKNPILDIKESQFRDPKVFWHEESRAWIMVVVLAQKYKVLFYHSLNLRDWVKLSEFGSAGVLGYQYECPDFVRLPIEGTDEFRWVLIVSINPGSSINGGSMVQYFIGDFDGQTFTPIDSASRILDCGHDCYATQTFGNAPDGRVISISWASNWNYTNDVPMRMKHRGMFTIPRELTLCYTHLNQETRGLVLRQRPVNLHHLYYPDSLPAPLLLNRVCEFPTVWTSATVFYLAVSIPKSIVLESPMEFLCLTWSTTPDVETSKEYFELGYRFHDGAVYVERGVCSSSWKYPLYPERCTSSVPPSSYEDNYILEIEAVVDHSIIEVYLQGGIMCLTNAYYFKGDEPLQYYYLRVPTGASLAKSGMQPLLNNRPHS; encoded by the coding sequence CAGTGAGTAAAAACCTGTATAAATGGAAATTACTACCTACCGCCCTTGCACCTGGAGACGATCATGGATTAATGTTTAGCGGAAGCGCAGTGATCGATAAAACCAACTCATCAggcttttttgaaagtgGATTTTTTTCGAGAAAGTCGGTTGACCCTGAAGAAAGAATTGTGTTGATTTATACAACGCATTATGATAATCGTGAAACTCAAAACATTGCCTACTCATTGGATGGAGGTATCACATTTATcaaatacaaaaagaaTCCCATCCTCGACATCAAGGAATCGCAGTTCCGCGACCCAAAAGTGTTTTGGCATGAAGAAAGTAGAGCATGGATCATGGTTGTAGTGTTAGCTCAAAAATACAAAGTTCTGTTTTACCATTCCCTAAACCTTCGCGATTGGGTAAAACTTTCGGAATTTGGTTCTGCAGGCGTTTTAGGATACCAATACGAATGCCCTGACTTTGTTCGTCTCCCTATCGAGGGTACCGACGAGTTTCGATGGGTACTGATTGTTTCCATTAATCCTGGTTCTTCGATCAATGGGGGTAGCATGgttcaatattttattgGAGATTTTGATGGTCAAACCTTCACTCCAATTGATAGCGCGTCCAGAATTTTGGATTGCGGTCACGATTGCTATGCCACTCAAACGTTTGGTAATGCACCCGATGGAAGAGTCATTTCCATCTCTTGGGCAAGTAACTGGAACTATACGAACGATGTTCCTATGCGTATGAAACATCGAGGTATGTTTACTATTCCTCGAGAACTTACTCTTTGCTACACCCATCTCAATCAAGAAACGCGTGGTCTTGTGCTACGTCAACGTCCAGTTAATCTTCACCATCTTTACTATCCAGATTCTCTACCAGCTCCACTTTTGTTAAACCGTGTCTGTGAATTTCCTACTGTCTGGACTAGTGCCACTGTATTCTACCTCGCCGTTTCCATTCCGAAAAGTATTGTATTAGAATCCCCTATGGAGTTTTTATGCTTGACATGGTCTACCACGCCAGATGTTGAGACCTCTAAGGAGTATTTTGAACTTGGATACCGATTCCACGACGGTGCCGTCTACGTCGAAAGGGGTGTATGCTCGTCTAGTTGGAAATATCCTTTATATCCTGAACGGTGTACGTCTTCTGTTCCTCCCTCTTCTTACGAAGATAATTATATATTGGAAATTGAAGCTGTAGTAGATCACTCCATTATTGAAGTTTATTTGCAAGGAGGAATAATGTGCTTAACAAACGCCTACTATTTTAAGGGAGATGAACCATTGCAGTATTACTACCTTCGTGTCCCGACTGGAGCTTCTTTAGCTAAATCAGGCATGCAACCATTATTAAACAACAGACCGCATTCCTAG
- the sec17 gene encoding alpha SNAP has protein sequence MIADPDQLMQKAAKKAQGTGGFALFGGGNKYDEASELFLDAANGYRLQKQGSAAGYAFEKAAEMQLKTDDKDDAASTYVEAFKSYRREKPSEAARVLQIAIELFTRRGNFRRAANYKMDLGDIFEQELQDTKAALGAYEDAGEWYSSDQADALANKAYLKAADLAGLCGEYSLAIRKFEQVARASVQNNLLKWSVKDYLLKAGLCYMANGDEIATRRALEHFLEIDPSFASTREYQLLKDLQDTIEASDANMFADKVFTYDQLSKLDSWKTTILLKIKSSIQEAEDDLT, from the exons ATGATCGCAGACCCTGATCAATTAATGCAAAAA GCCGCCAAAAAGGCCCAAGGAACTGGTGGCTTTGCGCTTTTTGGAGGAGGAAACAAATACGATGAAGCTTCAGAATTATTCTTAGACGCTGCTAATGGTTACAGACTGCAAAAGCAAG GATCTGCTGCAGGTTATGCTTTTGAAAAGGCTGCTGAGATGCAATTGAAAACGGATGATAAGGATGACGCTGCAAGTACTTATGTGGAAGCTTTTAAATCTTATCGACGCGAAAAGCCTTCAGAAGCAGCTCGTGTACTACAAATTGCCATCGAGTTGTTTACAAGACGTGGTAACTTCCGCCGTGCTGCTAATTACAAAATGGACTTGGGAGACATTTTTGAGCAAGAGCTCCAAGACACAAAGGCTGCCCTGGGAGCTTATGAAGATGCTGGAGAATGGTATTCTAGTGATCAAGCAGATGC ACTTGCGAATAAGGCTTACCTTAAAGCGGCCGACCTAGCTGGCCTTTGCGGTGAATATTCTTTAGCTATACGGAAATTTGAGCAAGTTGCCAGAGCAAGTGTTCAAAACAATTTGCTAAAATGGAGCGTTAAGGATTATTTGCTGAAGGCCGGGTTGTGTTATATGGCTAATGGGGATGAAATTGCTACTCGTAGAGCTTTGGAACactttttagaaattgaCCCGTCTTTTGCCTCCACCCGTGAATATCAGTTGCTTAAAGATTTACAAGATACCATCGAAGCCTCGGATGCTAACATGTTCGCTGACAAAGTTTTTACCTATGATCAATTGTCGAAGTTGGATTCTTGGAAAACTACGATTTTACTGAAGATTAAGAGCAGTATACAAGAAGCTGAAGATGACTTAACTTAG
- the utp7 gene encoding U3 snoRNP-associated protein Utp7 yields MSAQKLNLEDVNASTKKYSRGRKLNPKKIKDKKLRSNIQKIEERIENVESSLAKTEILHEDNPGLLEAEGLERTYKFRQDQLAPNVALETATKSFSLDLDKFGGYSFDYTRDGRMILLGGRKGHISAFDWRTGKLLTELHLRETVRDVKWFHNHQYFAVAQKKYVYVYDNMGTEIHCLKRHIEVNALDFLPYHLLLTSIGNAGYLKYQDVSTGQLVAEHRTGMGASHVLHQNPHNAVEHVGHANGQVTLWSPSSTTPLVKMLTHRGPVRDLAVNRDGRYMVTAGADSLLKVWDLRTYKELHSYYTPTPAQRLTLSDRGLLAVGWGPHATIWKDALRTKQNFPYMNHLLPSSSVVDLHYCPYEDILGIGHAKGFESIIVPGSGEPNYDSYENDPFASRKQRQETEVRQLLEKLRPEMISLNADFIGNVDRAAPSLRKAEAEEEKPPEEKWVPKAKARGKNSALRRYLRKHARNVVDQRRLKVEKSLEIEKKMRAQRVRREQKLPEEREKWGYALSRFVSKK; encoded by the coding sequence ATGTCTGCTCAAAAGTTGAATTTGGAGGATGTTAATGCttctacaaaaaaatattctaGAGGGCGCAAGCTGAATCCAAAGAAAATCAAGGATAAAAAGCTTCGAAGCAATATTCAGAAAATCGAGGAGAGAATTGAGAATGTTGAGTCTTCCTTGGCGAAAACCGAAATCTTACATGAAGATAATCCCGGTCTTTTGGAAGCCGAGGGCCTTGAAAGGACATACAAGTTTCGTCAAGATCAACTGGCTCCTAATGTTGCACTTGAGACGGCTACAAAGTCTTTCTCCTTGGATTTGGATAAGTTTGGTGGTTACTCATTTGATTATACAAGAGATGGAAGAATGATTTTATTAGGTGGAAGAAAAGGTCATATTTCCGCGTTTGACTGGCGTACTGGTAAATTACTCACAGAGCTACATTTAAGAGAGACCGTTCGAGATGTTAAATGGTTTCATAACCATCAATATTTTGCTGTTGCACAAAAGAAGTATGTTTACGTTTACGATAATATGGGAACAGAAATTCACTGTTTGAAGCGGCATATCGAAGTGAATGCTCTAGATTTTTTGCCATATCACTTACTATTGACCAGTATTGGCAATGCTGGCTATTTGAAATACCAAGATGTCTCTACTGGACAATTGGTTGCAGAACACCGTACCGGAATGGGTGCTAGCCATGTATTACATCAAAATCCCCATAACGCTGTTGAACATGTTGGTCATGCAAATGGCCAGGTTACCCTCTGGTCTCCATCTTCAACTACACCTCTTGTCAAAATGCTTACTCATCGCGGGCCTGTACGTGATTTGGCAGTAAATCGTGATGGCAGATATATGGTTACCGCTGGTGCCGATAGTTTACTGAAAGTTTGGGACCTTCGAACTTACAAAGAGCTTCACTCCTATTACACCCCTACACCTGCTCAGCGCTTAACCCTCAGTGACCGGGGATTGCTAGCCGTTGGATGGGGACCACATGCTACGATTTGGAAAGATGCCTTACGaactaaacaaaattttccaTACATGAATCATCTGCTTCCCTCTTCATCCGTTGTTGATCTTCATTATTGTCCGTATGAGGATATTTTAGGTATCGGACATGCAAAGGGATTCGAAAGCATCATTGTTCCTGGATCTGGTGAACCCAATTATGATTCATATGAAAACGATCCTTTTGCTTCTCGAAAACAACGTCAAGAAACTGAAGTTCGCCAACTTTTGGAGAAGCTTCGCCCAGAaatgatttctttgaatgCTGATTTTATCGGTAATGTTGATAGAGCTGCACCGTCGCTTCGAAAGGCTGAAGCCGAGGAAGAAAAGCCGCCTGAAGAAAAATGGGTACCAAAGGCAAAAGCCCGTGGTAAAAACTCTGCTTTACGAAGATATTTACGCAAACATGCCAGAAACGTTGTTGACCAACGTCGTCtcaaagttgaaaaatctttagagatagagaaaaaaatgcgTGCTCAGCGTGTTCGTCGCGAGCAAAAACTTCCAGAGGAACGGGAAAAATGGGGATATGCTTTATCAAGATttgtttccaaaaaataa
- the sen15 gene encoding tRNA-splicing endonuclease subunit Sen15, giving the protein MQHNTFLPNDAVEEQKQNPYYGILRAVETDLRLGQRWCELKVHVLDIDLKTKRPLLSGIPVNGQLKDKLQYVLPLYLQETISIEFLSSVFDSMKKLSLPLVKDARGLSGDEFFLYLGIMCSDSTIVYYKITDGLIKPRQNDEE; this is encoded by the coding sequence ATGCAACATAATACATTTCTCCCTAACGATGCTGTAGAAgagcaaaagcaaaatcCATACTATGGAATACTGAGAGCAGTGGAAACCGACTTAAGGCTCGGTCAACGTTGGTGTGAATTAAAGGTACATGTTCTTGATATTGacttaaaaacaaaaaggcCTTTACTCTCAGGGATTCCCGTAAATGGACAGCTCAAAGACAAATTGCAATATGTTCTGCCGCTTTACCTCCAAGAGACAATTTCGATCGAGTTTCTGTCCTCTGTTTTCGATTCTATGAAGAAACTGAGCCTTCCACTTGTAAAGGATGCTCGAGGTCTTTCTGGAGATGAGTTTTTCCTATACCTGGGAATCATGTGTTCTGACTCAACGATAGTATATTACAAGATCACCGATGGACTTATAAAACCAAGGcaaaatgatgaagaatAA
- the omh6 gene encoding alpha-1,2-mannosyltransferase Omh6 has protein sequence MYFLILFSSNAELGEVLRTMRSVEDRFNKRFHYPWTFYGMDEFTEYFMSTTSTIASGHCEYGTKGITYTNHLQFILTISYLVHWDLSQVKPLVENNRLYQQRADALAQENLSYVYSPLFHSFQDWVVRSLLYHPQLEYDYVWRIEPGLKLVCEEKKDIFSTFKDSDIVFTNHVCERKHSGIYAMEEAIEEYKILNTQGDFSNIWVYSNNYTYCKYWPFNEILSLKQIRHNQTYTNLINYLLGSGGTYYHRWTESDILSAAFGVLRARANHMESVGFFLNDDVHYCPETIPYTGRCACL, from the exons ATGTACTTTCTAATTCTGTTTTCTAGTAATGCTGAACTTGGGGAAGTGTTGCGCACGATGCGTAGCGTAGAGGATAGATTTAATAAGAGGTTTCATTATCCTTGGACGTTTTACGGCATGGATGAGTTTACGGAATACTTTATGAGTACGACAAGCACGATTGCGTCTGGTCATTGTGAATACGGTACGAAGGGAATAACTTATACCAATcatttacaatttattCTAACTATCTCTTACTTAGTGCATTGGGATCTTTCTCAAGTAAAACCCCTAGTTGAAAACAATCGACTTTATCAACAACGAGCAGATGCACTTGCTCAAGAGAATCTATCTTACGTATACTCTCCTTTGTTTCACAGTTTTCAAGATTGGGTAGTTCGATCTTTATTATATCATCCTCAATTGGAATACGATTATGTTTGGAGAATAGAACCCGGGCTCAAATTGGTTtgtgaagaaaaaaa AGATATATTTTCTACTTTCAAAGACAGCGACATTGTATTTACAAACCACGTCTGTGAACGTAAACACTCTGGTATATATGCTATGGAAGAGGCAATTGAagaatacaaaattttaaacacTCAAGGAGATTTCAGCAATATCTGGGTTTATAGTAACAACTACACCTATTGTAAATACTGGccttttaatgaaattttatctCTAAAGCAAATTCGGCATAATCAGACCTACACCAACCTAATTAATTACTTGCTTGGTTCAGGAGGAACATATTATCATCGCTGGA CCGAGTCTGATATCCTTTCAGCAGCATTTGGTGTTTTAAGAGCGCGTGCTAATCATATGGAATCAGTGGGATTTTTCTTAAACGATGATGTTCATTATTGCCCAGAAACTATTCCATACACAGGAAGATGTGCATGTTTGTGA
- the pdi4 gene encoding protein disulfide isomerase, which yields MKLFLYHFTFIVYYFIISFSYAFSIKQEIIVSSHNASSILNTTAFWFVEFTESKYDKEEFSVIWNEVSMEFPDIRRAKVFCDLDLEFCAQQEIYDHPKVVVLKNGMWMRHVLEKNQITTKSARQFVKSHLGNCDLEQAENETDCFSDDGEYNSDSSSTDPAFELKEDQSWKHSSILRPLETLNFKRFLFGNEIMSKTRAFVMFVSLKHCEDCFHWEAVWSSITRNTDERLKMAQVNCDEEKEMCNHFHIKKFPTFRVFQGFDSIQYNGPLKYQQLLSYSNQVASYQAIKIEEGDIESIENSHPVFFLVLYDFATTSEDFSIIERLKLQLAGVAPLYICNSKALANKYGAQSQPSIIAVRNGMPIVYQAITPREFRDYKRITEWINIVSSPFITELTPTKCHSLLNRKLTVLTLLQPDSEQFFSSQEELLRLGKRWFRFQMQRQRNDIVWSRIKKYSAIAEAKKKGFARKVKRIKYSKISHPTYTESVSFLWLDSSLWLDWIVENLDHTVYVDSITPPVFVIDHSKGVIYVSDRNGNSLTLEEDSLFSTLRIILEHPNSSRLQKLRAPGLCPNGSPNYRNRYKLIVFNLLIALLILSILTIISASRLSRRRRQLLNKQPVFGFYHSLVIAKSD from the exons ATGAAGCTCTTCCTTTATCATTTCACTTTCATAGTCTACTACTTTATTATTAGTTTTAGTTAcgctttttcaattaagcAGGAGATTATCGTTAGTTCGCACAATGCTTCGTCCATCTTGAATACTACTGCATTTTGGTTTGTAGAGTTCACTGAAAGCAAATATGATAAGGAAGAGTTTTCTGTTATTTGGAATGAAGTTTCAATGGAGTTTCCTGACATACGCCGTGCAAAGGTGTTTTGTGATTTAGACCTTG AATTTTGCGCTCAACAGGAAATATATGATCATCCAAAGGTAGTAGTTCTAAAAAATGGTATGTGGATGCGACACgttcttgaaaaaaatcaaattacGACAAAATCCGCGCGacaatttgtaaaaagcCATTTGGGTAATTGTGATTTGGAGCAAGCTGAAAATGAAACAGATTGTTTCAGTGACGATGGTGAGTATAATAGTGATTCCAGTAGCACAGATCCTGCTTTTGAACTGAAAGAAGACCAATCGTGGAAACACTCGAGTATTTTGAGGCCTTTGGAGACATTGAACTTTAAAAGGtttctttttggaaatgaaattatgtCTAAAACTCGTGCATTCGTTATGTTTGTTTCATTGAAGCACTGTGAAGATTGCTTTCATTGGGAAGCTGTTTGGTCAAGCATTACTCGTAATACCGACGAGCGATTAAAAATGGCGCAAGTTAATTGCGACGAAGAAAAGGAGATGTGTAATCATTTCcatattaaaaagtttccTACCTTCAGGGTGTTTCAGGGGTTCGATTCCATACAATATAATGGACCTCTCAAGTATCAACAGCTGCTATCCTATTCAAACCAAGTGGCAAGTTACCAAGCAATAAAGATCGAAGAAGGGGACATTGAATCAATCGAAAACTCTCACCCAGTTTTCTTTCTGGTGCTTTACGATTTTGCAACTACTTCAGAAGATTTCAGTATCATTGAACGTCTGAAATTACAGCTTGCTGGTGTTGCTCCATTATACATTTGTAATTCGAAGGCGCTCGCGAATAAATATGGGGCACAGTCTCAGCCTAGCATTATTGCTGTTCGCAATGGAATGCCAATAGTTTATCAGGCAATTACACCCCGTGAGTTTCGAGATTATAAACGAATTACTGAGTGGATTAACATAGTTTCCTCCCCTTTTATTACAGAGCTAACCCCGACAAAATGCCACAGTCTGCTGAATCGAAAGCTTACTGTTTTGACCTTACTTCAGCCAGATTCTGAACagtttttttcaagtcaAGAAGAATTGTTGCGGCTTGGAAAGAGATGGTTTCGATTTCAAATGCAACGACAAAGAAATGATATAGTTTGGAGTAGAATTAAGAAATATAGTGCGATAGCTGAagctaaaaagaaagggtTCGCGAGGAAAGTGAAGCGAATTAAGTACTCGAAGATATCACATCCTACTTATACTGAGTcagtttcatttttatggTTAGATTCTTCTTTATGGTTGGATTGGATTGTGGAAAATTTGGACCATACTGTTTATGTAGATTCTATCACACCACCAGTGTTTGTGATAGATCACTCGAAAGGCGTAATCTATGTGAGTGACAGAAACGGCAACTCACTTACGTTAGAAGAAGATTCTCTATTTTCCACATTAAGGATTATATTAGAGCACCCTAACTCATCTCGTCTTCAAAAACTGCGTGCACCGGGCCTATGTCCAAACGGTAGCCCCAATTACAGGAATAGATACAAACTtatagtttttaatttgctCATTGCTTTACTAATATTGAGCATCCTGACAATTATTTCAGCTAGCAGGCTTTCCCGTCGGCGTCGACAACTGCTGAACAAGCAACCagtttttggtttttatcATTCGCTTGTAATTGCCAAATCAGACTGA
- the rps403 gene encoding 40S ribosomal protein eS4: protein MVRGPKKHLKRVAAPHHWLLDKLSGTYAPKPSPGPHKARECLPLIVFLRNRLKYALNGREVKAILMQRLIKVDGKVRTDSTFPTGFMDVISVDKTGEHFRLVYDIKGRFTVHRITAEEAKYKLCKVKRVQLGAKGVPFLVTHDGRTIRYPDPLIKVNDTIKLNLETNKIESFIKFDTSAQVMVTGGRNMGRVGTIVHREHHLGSFEIIHVKDALDREFATRLSNVFVIGETGKSWISLPKGKGVKLSITEERDRRRALKGLA from the coding sequence ATGGTTCGCGGACCGAAAAAGCATCTGAAGCGTGTTGCTGCTCCTCACCATTGGCTTTTAGACAAGCTCTCTGGTACTTATGCCCCCAAGCCATCACCCGGCCCTCACAAAGCCCGTGAGTGCCTTCCTTTGATCGTTTTCTTGCGTAACCGTCTCAAATATGCTTTGAACGGACGTGAGGTTAAGGCCATCCTTATGCAACGCCTCATCAAGGTTGACGGAAAGGTTCGTACTGACTCTACCTTTCCTACCGGCTTTATGGATGTAATCTCCGTTGACAAGACTGGCGAGCACTTCCGCCTTGTCTACGACATCAAGGGCCGCTTCACTGTTCACCGTATTACTGCTGAAGAAGCTAAGTATAAGCTCTGCAAGGTCAAGCGTGTTCAATTGGGAGCTAAGGGGGTTCCCTTCCTTGTCACCCATGATGGACGTACTATTCGTTATCCTGATCCTTTGATCAAGGTCAACGACACCATAAAACTTAATTTGGAAACCAACAAGATCGAGTCgttcattaaatttgataCTTCCGCTCAAGTTATGGTTACCGGTGGTCGTAACATGGGACGTGTTGGTACCATCGTTCATCGTGAGCACCATCTTGGttcttttgaaatcatCCATGTTAAGGATGCCTTGGACCGTGAATTTGCTACTCGTCTTTCAAACGTTTTCGTTATTGGTGAGACTGGTAAGAGCTGGATTTCTTTGCCCAAGGGTAAGGGTGTCAAGCTCAGCATTACCGAAGAGCGTGACCGCAGACGTGCCCTTAAAGGTTTGGCTTAG
- the rpl2102 gene encoding 60S ribosomal protein eL21 — protein MPHSYGIRARTRYTFQRGFREHGQIRLSTYLKTYKVGDIVDIKVNGAVQKGMPHKYYHGKTGVVYNVTQSSVGVLIYKVVGNRYMEKRVNVRIEHVKHSKCRQDFLDRVKANEAKRKEAKAQGKTVQLRRQPAPPATAHFVSTENNEPVTLHPVAYDTTI, from the coding sequence ATGCCTCATTCTTACGGTATCAGAGCTCGCACCCGTTACACCTTTCAACGTGGTTTCAGAGAGCATGGTCAAATTCGTTTGTCCACTTATTTGAAGACCTATAAGGTTGGTGACATTGTCGACATTAAGGTTAATGGTGCTGTCCAAAAGGGTATGCCTCACAAGTACTACCATGGCAAGACTGGTGTTGTTTACAACGTTACTCAATCTTCTGTTGGTGTCTTGATCTACAAGGTTGTTGGTAACCGCTACATGGAGAAGCGTGTCAATGTTCGTATTGAGCACGTTAAGCACTCTAAGTGCCGTCAAGACTTCTTGGACCGTGTTAAGGCCAATGAGGCTAAGCGTAAGGAGGCCAAGGCTCAGGGTAAGACTGTTCAACTTCGTCGTCAACCTGCTCCTCCTGCTACGGCTCATTTCGTTTCTACTGAGAATAACGAGCCCGTCACTCTCCACCCCGTCGCCTATGATACTACTATctag
- the apc5 gene encoding anaphase-promoting complex platform subcomplex scaffold TPR subunit Apc5 gives MQSPAMSMVTPIFPIPLKTNSSKKNFYTTFLTPHKLTLCLLIELYAHRIIQPQHCVPFLDLVLGYFNPNDSQPQTLTRIHDITSHLPSSIEEYSVYSLLHERLWSLHSFEDIHEIFISLGNYIEGVYDSEEEAPHMLFSSSSLLSIFLRKCVVEYEQFSFEQGVQFFKSFLQYRAPSMDFQHEGIEFCKINVRHELMNLASNKTLLQLAFGSIPVSRSSRDIEQLTQVQIEHMQKFGCALPLEMKEKLHDLLEVEENNLNTSYYCKFLNSWFSGDYQQSVENLCRYFDHIMHSDEKVSYQYALLNLAMLQADFGCNEEALHAIEDTINTARESGDTACLNFALAWMFEFKRSQYSNPSPEKNENDDQILEHLARNSQKAQLPILQTTVHLLQVQKFLDDGSSLIGVFSNLTKAFALFCANESFDGFPRYMDLLQSIWYRLGCSILSMTYISIYQKNHVHDSPALDLLQSLITKAWRYAELGRWLDVATILSTAEVQSQRSFQCAHLYGREKTFIYLSKAIDEKNHMDATLYLKNLNGFRHDKMSTFRTQLYALRLDISLGNLSQAIEGIDKLLEEPEKLAIEWVLQLMFLKVDIYMRTEMSNRAVFELLEIIQMASSNYLRLYLLRGLCTLCLIGELDCFTAIDLLDSLIPDIIAADNKPLLALAFHAFASLQIKHLDLLQPSRMFVIQLLDSAIDGYRACYMVEMQKTVVRLKIQYLRQINDPALQPNIEQYCSRFYSDNLLN, from the exons ATGCAGAGTCCCGCGATGTCAATGGTAACACCAATATTTCCCATAcctttaaaaacaaattcttcaaaaaaaaatttttatactaCCTTTTTGACACCACATAAATTGACGCTATGTTTGCTTATTGAACTTTATGCCCATCGCATCATTCAACCTCAACATTGTGTGCCCTTCCTAGATTTGGTATTGGGATATTTTAAT CCCAATGACTCACAACCACAAACACTGACTCGAATTCACGACATAACAAGTCACCTTCCCAGTTCAATTGAAGAATATAGCGTTTACAGTTTATTGCATGAACGT CTATGGTCCTTGCATtcttttgaagatattcatgaaatattcatttctcTTGGAAACTACATAGAAGGTGTTTACGATTCTGAAGAAGAGGCCCCCCATATGCTTTTTTCATCGTCTTCACTTTTATCTATTTTCCTTCGAAAGTGTGTTGTGGAATACGAGCAGTTTTCATTCGAACAAGGGGttcaattctttaaatcattTCTTCAATACAGAGCTCCCTCAATGGATTTTCAACATGAGGGGATTGAATTCTGTAAGATTAATGTTCGTCATGAGTTAATGAATTTGGCTAGCAATAAGACTCTACTACAGTTGGCATTTGGAAGTATACCAG TTTCTCGTTCTAGTCGGGATATTGAACAACTCACTCAAGTTCAAATTGAACACATGCAAA AATTTGGATGTGCTCTTCCATTggaaatgaaagaaaaattgcatGATTTATTAGAagttgaagaaaacaatCTAAATACTAGCTATTATTGCAA ATTCTTAAATTCCTGGTTTAGTGGTGATTATCAGCAATCCGTGGAAAATCTTTGCAGATATTTTGATCACATTATGCATTCTGATGAAAAGGTTTCTTATCAGTACGCTCTCCTCAATCTTGCCATGCTTCAAGCCGATTTTGGCTGTAATGAAGAAGCTCTTCATGCGATTGAAGATACGATTAATACTGCTCGTGAAAGCGGCGATACTGCTTGTCTTAATTTTGCATTGGCCTGGATGTTTGAGTTTAAGCGGTCACAATACTCGAATCCTTCtccagaaaaaaatgaaaacgaTGATCAAATACTAGAACATCTTGCGCGTAATAGTCAAAAAGCTCAACTGCCTATATTACAGACGACAGTTCATCTCTTACAggtccaaaaatttttagatgaTGGATCTAGTTTAATTGGCGTTTTCTCTAATTTGACTAAGGCATTTGCTTTGTTTTGTGCTAATGAATCATTCGATGGTTTCCCTCGGTATATGGACTTGCTACAAAGCATTTGGTATCGTTTAGGATGCTCTATCCTTTCCATGACTTATATTTCGatctatcaaaaaaatcacgTCCATGATTCTCCTGCACTCGACCTATTACAAAGTCTTATAACTAAGGCATGGAGGTACGCTGAATTAGGAAGATGGTTAGATGTTGCTACAATTTTGTCGACTGCTGAGGTTCAATCACAGCGTTCTTTTCAATGCGCACATTTATATGGCAgagaaaaaacatttatcTACTTATCTAAGGCGATTGACGA gaaaaatcaTATGGATGCTACCctgtatttgaaaaatttaaatggCTTTAGACACGACAAGATGTCTACTTTTCGAACTCAACTCTACGCTTTAAGGTTGGATATTAGTTTGGGAAATTTAAGTCAG GCCATTGAAGgaattgataaattattGGAAGAACCGGAAAAACTGGCGATTGAATGGGTGCTGCAGTTGATGTTTTTAAAGGTTGACATTTATATG AGGACTGAAATGTCAAATCGAGCTGTTTTTGAATTGCTGgaaataattcaaatgGCCTCATCAAACTATTTAAGATTGTATCTTCTGAGAGGATTATGCACTTTGTGCTTGATTGGGGAACTGGATTGTTTTACAGCTATCGATCTATTAGATTCACTAATCCCTGACATAATTGCAGCGGATAACAAACCATTACTTGCATTAGCATTTCATGCATTTGCTTCTTTGCAGATTAAACATCTTGACCTTTTGCAGCCTTCACGAATGTTTGTCATTCAGTTGCTTGATAGTGCTATTGATG GTTATCGGGCCTGTTACATGGTAGAGATGCAAAAAACTGTTGTCCGCctgaaaattcaatatttacGACAAATTAATGATCCTGCACTCCAGCCCAACATTGAGCAATATTGTTCTCGATTCTATTCCGACAATTTGCTAAACTAA